Proteins co-encoded in one Ananas comosus cultivar F153 linkage group 15, ASM154086v1, whole genome shotgun sequence genomic window:
- the LOC109721567 gene encoding uncharacterized protein LOC109721567 produces the protein MPPRRATRSTPASPSEVPEQSGSDEVQELRAQVSALVGAMQRQGEHIKSLQDLMSRQAMTAAPGSQDVPVSEALTFVPPVPPIVPPVVSGPSGSDVTALEAERARFIKVLEAFMRFNPPMFDGKEADLWVVETWLTAMEALFEDIYTLERDKVPLAAHCFEKDAQIWWQKAKKKRASNLSPLTWEEFREMLFMEYFPDSDKRKMKEDFRKLRQGNRSVREYERKFTHLVNCVPGMVHTDRDRADCFERGLRPDIFRTVNAPKLKTFEEVLDRALWVERGNAIARDERESFEREREREKEKKRTTSGAGGQSSSKRPSRYPRSQSRYPEMCDMRRKSSTDGLSTAGR, from the coding sequence ATGCCACCGCGACGTGCGACGAGATCCACTCCGGCATCACCTTCTGAGGTGCCAGAGCAGTCTGGGTCTGATGAGGTTCAGGAGCTGCGTGCTCAGGTGAGCGCGTTAGTCGGGGCTATGCAGAGACAGGGGGAGCATATAAAGAGTTTACAGGATCTAATGTCGCGACAGGCGATGACAGCAGCACCGGGGAGTCAGGATGTACCCGTATCCGAGGCACTGACGTTCGTGCCTCCTGTTCCGCCGATTGTTCCTCCTGTGGTTTCTGGGCCCTCTGGTTCTGATGTGACCGCGTTAGAGGCTGAGCGCGCGCGATTTATAAAGGTACTAGAGGCATTTATGCGGTTTAATCCGCCTATGTTTGATGGAAAAGAAGCAGATCTGTGGGTAGTGGAGACATGGCTTACAGCGATGGAGGCATTATTCGAGGATATTTACACTTTGGAAAGGGATAAGGTTCCTTTGGCGGCACACTGCTTTGAGAAAGATGCACAAATTTGGTGGCAAAAGGCCAAGAAGAAACGGGCATCAAACCTATCACCCCTCACTTGGGAGGAGTTTCGAGAGATGTTATTTATGGAGTACTTTCCCGACAGTgataaaaggaaaatgaagGAAGACTTCCGTAAGTTGAGACAGGGAAACCGTTCGGTACGGGAGTACGAACGGAAATTTACTCATTTGGTGAACTGTGTGCCGGGGATGGTTCATACAGATCGAGATCGAGCGGACTGCTTTGAGCGGGGGTTGCGACCTGACATATTCAGGACAGTCAATGCTCCAAAGTTAAAAACTTTTGAGGAAGTTCTAGATCGAGCTCTTTGGGTTGAGCGCGGGAATGCGATTGCGCGTGACGAACGCGAATCGTTTGAGAGAGaacgagaaagagaaaaagaaaagaagaggactACTAGTGGTGCTGGGGGACAGTCGAGCTCTAAACGGCCCTCTCGGTATCCACGTTCTCAGTCGAGGTACCCCGAGATGTGTGATATGCGGCGGAAATCATCGACCGATGGCTTATCCACAGCGGGAAGGTAA